The Pseudomonadota bacterium DNA window CATTTCCGGTTTTTCTGGAGACAGTCATCGATGTGCCGTTCGAATAGGTTCATCATACCCACCATGAAACGGTAAAGCAAATGATTATTATTAGCATTACGTAGTCTTGCAAGCGATCAAATCACTGCCAAGCACTAAGGGGCGGAGAAGTCTGGCAGTACCTCTTCGCAACATGGATCGACCGGAATCTCATCTTGGTCAGCAAGGACACCTTAGGCATAGCAGGCACACGATCGTGCGGTTTGCCTAGGCGGGCGTTAGGTAAAGGCCTCGCGGTTTTCAGCTAAATGACTGCGAATGGCATGCACACCGAAGCTTTGAGAACGCAAACAACCCGGCTGGATGAGAATATCGGCTAGCTGGAAGACGCCATCAGCGAGGACTTAACTTGTCGCAGGTCTCAGACTCGTGTACACCAATTTTGTGTCAATTACGCTTTCTTTCTTAGTCGTTTGGCCTAGTGTCACAGTCATTGGGTGCCGCTAAACGATCGGTTTCGGATAAGTTTTCAGGCTAAAACTCGCGTGTTGGTTAATCTACCAATTGAGCTATGCCGGCGTGAGTGAAATGACGATGGGCCGTCGCGGCCTGTCCAGAGGCTAACGACGGTTTTCTGTCGGGGTAGACGTTCGAAGAACGTCAGAGGATCCCGGCATCAGGATTCGGCGGTGGCCTGCTGGCCCTCGCTCCGGTTTGTTAGGCCGGTCGCCAGGGTGATGGCAAAACCGGCCAGACCCAGCAGCGCGAGCCAGATGAAGATGGCTTTTGCGAGGTGCATAGCCGCGACCAGTGGGGCCGCTGAGGCGAATGCTAGCGCCCACCCCGCCACGCTGCGGCCGTTGCCGGCCAGCAGCTTAGCCGCCACCAGCATCATCCCGAGTGACAGGACGGACCAGATCATTAGCTTGTGCTCGCTTCCGGGTAGGCCAGGTCGCCGCTGAGGCCCGATGATGGGTTGACGCTTTGACGGGTTTCACTCTTCCGCAGCGGACGTTGCGAGGGTAGTTTCAGCGCGATCAACACGAGGGCCGCGCCAAGCAGCAAAAGTCCAAGGTCGACGCCAGCCGTCACCCAATGGCCGCCGGAAAAGACGTTTAAGAGGTGGTTGCCGGTCACAAATCCGTTGGCAAGCGGGACCAATGCAGCGGCCGCGCCCGTCAGTCCTAAGAGTTCCCGGGTTGTCTGATAGTCGTTCGTTCGCAGCATGGACCAGGCAATCGCCAGCACCCAGCTTCCAAAAAAGGTGCCCATAAGCCAGGTTTGTGTGGACGCTACTTTGGGCAGCACAAACAGCTGTAGATGGAACAACAGCACGGTCGCGAGCACCACGCCGCAGCAGGCGCCAACGGTGAAGCGGCTGATGCGTCGGTAGCTAGCAACCGATAGCGATCCGGAGCTGCCGTGCACGCGGCGCTCCACCCAAATCATCGATCCCGATACCGCCAGCAGGGCGGTTCCTAGGCCCAGGACAAACCAGATGAGCTTCACCACCGTGCCGCCGAAATTGCCGAAGTGGATCGGAAACATGGCGTCGAGGATCGGGCCCGCAGCCCCGCCTAGCTGAGAGAACTGGGAAGTGACGCTCTCAAGCACGGTTCCATTTAGCTGATACCGATGGGTCTCGCCCCCGATGCCGTCGCCGGCGAGCGTGTAGACGTGTGCGACGCCCGCCTGGTCGGTGCCCGTCAGGAGCTGTGCGCTTACGATTGGGCCATTCTCCGGCTGATCGACTGCGCTCAGGACCTCCGCGATTTTGAGCTCCGCGGGAATGCCACTTTTTTCGGGTTCGTTTAGCGGAAGGTAAGTCTCGACCATCTTGTCCAGGTCGCCCTCAAAGGACACGTAGGCGGCGGCCGGCAGCAACAGCACAACCGCTAGACCCAGAAAGGCTCCGGTGAAGGCAATGGCGCTGTTGAAAACCAGGCCCCACACGCCAAGCACTTTGTGCGAGTCGGTAAACAGCAGCCGCAGACTTCGGAAGGGTCTGAACGTAAAGGCTTCTTTGAGCACCTTTCGGTGCGTGATGACGCCGGTCACAATCGAGGCGAACAGCGTTAGTCCCAGCAGCCCGGTCAGCAGCAGTCCAATTGGATTGCCAAGATGGAGGTCCGCATGAAACGTGATGATGAAGTCGGCCAGATCTTTTTGTTCGCCTTCAAAGACCTCACGCGGCTCGCCCTCCAGCCGGTCGACGAGTTTATAGGTCTTCGGGTCGTGGTCGAACCGAATGATGTGGTGTTCGGTTCGACCGTCGGCGGTTTCGACCTCCCGGTCGAACTGCACGGAAAGTACGGGTCTGCGCCGAACGCCAGGCATCAGAACCTGGATGTTGTCGAGATAGGCCTCTGGAACGGTTGCCGCGTCCTCCCGCAAGATCTGTTCGATGCGCTGCGGGTCAAGCTCTGCTGGAACGTGCGAAACCTCATGTGCCCAGGTTTTGATCTCCGGTCTGCCGAAAACCGAAACTGCTCCCGTGAACGCAATGATAAAGATCAGTACTGCCGTTATCGCGCCCACCCAGCTGTGGACCGCGTAAAAGCGTTTGGTGGTATCTCGCTGCACGGTTAGAGCACTCCAACGCCGGATAAGATCAAACCTAAATGTAAGCCGGAAAGGGCGAATAAGCCCAGCCAGGCTCGCCACATTTTCTGCTCAAAGAGCACCCAAAGAAAGATGAGCAGCCATGTCACGGGGAACAAGACAATCGGTACTACCACGCTGCTTGCCTGACTGAAGGGCACATAAACCGGCATGGCGGTGGTAATCAGCACCGCCGTGATCAGTACCCCCAGCGTCGCGGCCAGCACGCGGCTGACCGGCCTCGGAAACAGCGTGTCCTGGCTCACTGGAAGAACATCTGCAGCAGCACACCAAACTCACGCGGGTTACCTGGCGTCACGAAGCGGCCGCCGTTGGGATCGGTGAAGTCGGACTGCAGATAAAACTCATCGGTGAGGTTCCGCGCGTAGAGCATGACGTCAAACTTGTCGACCTGGTAGCGCACGTTGGCGTTGACGATGGTGCGCGCGTCCAGCTCGATGGTGTTCTGGATGTCATTCCACATCTCGTCCTGGTAGTTGATATTCCCGGAAACGGAGATCTGATCGGTGAGGAACCAGGTGCCGCCAAGCGATGCCGTCAGGTTGGGCGAGAGGGCAAACTCGTTGCCGGAAAGATCTTGCTCATTATCAATGAACTGCGTGAACTCGGTCTCGGAGCGCCCGATGGTGGCAAACACGGAGACGTCTTCGTTGACGGTGTAGCGGCCTTCCAGCTCGAGGCCATAAATCTCCGACTCACCCGCGTTCACCGTGATGCAAGACAGTGGGCCAAGCGGGCAGGAAGCAACCTGCTGGTCGGTCCAGTCACCGTAGTAAGCGTTGGCATTGAGCACCAGGTCACCATCCAGCCAGGTGGAGCGCAGAGATACTTCGAAGTTGTCGAGGTATTCAGGCTCGTGGTTGGCGATCTCTCCGGTCAGGGA harbors:
- a CDS encoding PepSY-associated TM helix domain-containing protein, which codes for MQRDTTKRFYAVHSWVGAITAVLIFIIAFTGAVSVFGRPEIKTWAHEVSHVPAELDPQRIEQILREDAATVPEAYLDNIQVLMPGVRRRPVLSVQFDREVETADGRTEHHIIRFDHDPKTYKLVDRLEGEPREVFEGEQKDLADFIITFHADLHLGNPIGLLLTGLLGLTLFASIVTGVITHRKVLKEAFTFRPFRSLRLLFTDSHKVLGVWGLVFNSAIAFTGAFLGLAVVLLLPAAAYVSFEGDLDKMVETYLPLNEPEKSGIPAELKIAEVLSAVDQPENGPIVSAQLLTGTDQAGVAHVYTLAGDGIGGETHRYQLNGTVLESVTSQFSQLGGAAGPILDAMFPIHFGNFGGTVVKLIWFVLGLGTALLAVSGSMIWVERRVHGSSGSLSVASYRRISRFTVGACCGVVLATVLLFHLQLFVLPKVASTQTWLMGTFFGSWVLAIAWSMLRTNDYQTTRELLGLTGAAAALVPLANGFVTGNHLLNVFSGGHWVTAGVDLGLLLLGAALVLIALKLPSQRPLRKSETRQSVNPSSGLSGDLAYPEASTS